In Anaerolineae bacterium, a genomic segment contains:
- the argB gene encoding acetylglutamate kinase has product MLVLKIGGQELDNPDIVKRLGQAVAALEAPPILVHGGGKEIRELQKRLGVEPQYIDGLRVTDAESLDIVQMVLVGRINKRLVSSLSLAGVDAFGMSGVDRAAVKAEKLEHPGGDLGQVGRVVEVRAVVFTRLLEDGVTPVLSPICYGADGGIFNVNADHVATAVAIATQAEALVFVSNVPGVLRDNLLLPHLTVAEVEQLIIEKVIVDGMIPKARSALAAVYGGVQAVRITNLDGLKAGTGTTIVQ; this is encoded by the coding sequence ATGCTTGTTCTAAAAATAGGCGGGCAGGAATTGGACAACCCGGATATTGTCAAAAGATTAGGCCAGGCGGTAGCGGCGCTAGAGGCCCCACCCATCCTGGTTCACGGGGGCGGCAAAGAAATCCGCGAGCTGCAAAAACGGTTGGGCGTTGAACCCCAATACATTGACGGCCTGCGGGTCACCGATGCCGAGTCATTGGACATTGTGCAAATGGTGCTGGTAGGCCGGATCAACAAGCGGTTGGTCTCGTCACTGTCGCTGGCGGGAGTAGACGCTTTTGGCATGTCGGGCGTAGATCGAGCCGCCGTTAAGGCTGAAAAATTGGAACATCCCGGCGGCGACCTGGGCCAGGTAGGCCGGGTGGTGGAGGTGCGGGCCGTGGTTTTTACCCGTTTATTAGAAGACGGCGTCACTCCGGTGCTGTCTCCCATCTGCTACGGGGCCGACGGCGGCATATTCAACGTCAATGCCGACCACGTGGCTACGGCCGTGGCCATTGCCACCCAGGCCGAGGCGCTGGTGTTTGTGTCTAACGTGCCCGGCGTGCTGCGGGATAACCTGCTGCTGCCGCACCTGACCGTAGCCGAGGTTGAGCAGTTGATCATTGAGAAGGTAATTGTGGACGGGATGATCCCCAAAGCCCGTTCCGCCCTGGCCGCCGTGTACGGCGGCGTACAGGCAGTGAGAATCACCAATTTGGATGGTTTGAAAGCGGGGACGGGCACGACGATTGTCCAATGA